In Solanum pennellii chromosome 7, SPENNV200, the following are encoded in one genomic region:
- the LOC107024798 gene encoding uncharacterized protein LOC107024798, producing the protein MLEKTFSTFPASSMLLQQYREIGFKKYSELISHLLVAEQHNDLLMKNHESRPTGSMPFSEVNTANFHQSRREKGRGPSRGHGRGRRRNFNHGDRLALNNNLQYQQCKKKNEKHDVVQKKNSDNKCYRCGGKGHCSRTCRTPRHLVELYQASLKEVKNHAEANFITEDTVEPMHLDVADFIENPEGKIDHLIGDGSVIM; encoded by the coding sequence ATGCTGGAGAAAACGTTTTCCACTTTCCCTGCCTCAAGTATGCTTCTGCAGCAATACCGAGAAAtaggatttaaaaaatattccgAATTAATTTCACATCTCCTTGTTGCTGAACAACATAATGACTTACTGATGAAAAACCATGAAAGTCGACCTACTGGTTCTATGCCATTTTCTGAAGTAAATACGGCAAATTTTCACCAATCTAGGCGTGAAAAAGGTCGTGGCCCCAGTCGTGGCCATGGACGTGGTCGACGAAGAAATTTCAATCATGGTGATCGTCTTGCACTAAATAATAACCTTCAATACCAGCAGtgtaaaaagaagaatgaaaaacatgacgtagtgcagaagaaaaattcagaCAACAAATGTTATCGATGTGGAGGAAAAGGACATTGCTCACGTACCTGTCGTACGCCAAGGCATCTTGTTGAGTTATATCAAGCTTCCCTGAAGGAGGTGAAAAATCACGCTGAAGCCAACTTTATCACGGAAGATACTGTTGAACCCATGCATCTAGATGTAGCGGATTTCATTGAGAATCCCGAAGGAAAGATAGATCACCTGATAGGTGATGGATCTGTgataatgtaa